CTGATTTTGTTGCTGCAGTTGCTGGGAAGGAGGTGGCTGATACGGAGGATACTGATAACCGTGAATTGGGTAGTCAGTTGGAGGCATAGGAGGGTAAGTAGAAGGATAAAGGTGGTGATACTGCGCAGCCGTAAGATATGGGTCATGAGTTCCATAGCCCAATGGATATCCCGACGGGTCTCCATAAGGATTGTACCCGGAAGAACCTGGGTACGTCGGAATTGGGTTATCAAATCCCACAGGCGGCATAGGTGGTGCATAAGAAGCTTGCGGAGGATCAGCCTCCGGTGCCGCATTTGAGGGTCCACCCAACTGGGGGTCCTCTGGAATAGGGGGATAGGAACTCGAACCTCGTGGAGAACTAAAACGGGGTCCTCCTCTAACGGACATGCGAGCGTTCCTCCTTTGCCTCGGAGGCTCGGGAggtggctgcggtggctgctgcgGTGGCTCCTCTAccgggagtggtggtggtgagacgGCTTGAAGTTGAGGATCTTCCAAAGGTGGTTGAGCCGGAGAGCTATGATAAGATGGAGTAAAGAACCAGTCATAGGTAGCCATCTTCTCTTGGAAGGAGTCGGGTCCACGGTAAAGGGATCCTTGAAACGGAGACCCACTAGATATGCTGATAGGGTGGCCTGGGGTTCCTGTTTGCATCTCCGGGTTGGGGTCATCATCCATCTCCATTTCCTGAGAGAATTGGTCCTCAGGGCCCAATGGGTTATAGCCAAGGAAGTCGTTCACATAGTCGGCTGGGTTGAATTGTCTTGGAGAGTAGGGGGATTCAGAATGATGAAATGAATGAGATTTCAAAGAGTTATGCGGTGTGTATGATTCATGGGAATGGTGAGATTGGTCCGAATGGTGAGAGTGTTCGGGCTCATTTGGAGCAAATGGTCCGAAAGACGGATGAAAAGATGGCGAAGAGCTGAGCGAGACTGAGTGTCTTGCCGGCTTAAAGGGTTGACCCCACATATCGCGGGAGTCGGAGGTGGAAAAAGACGCCGATGGAGTGCGTCTGTGAGATGGTCCCGCAGATGACGGTCCTCCACGCATGGGACCCTTGCCACGTCCTCTTAGTCTTGGAGGCATGATGGTAAGCTTCCTGTTGAAACAAGAacacaaaataaaacaaaacagaataaTAGCAAAGGAAAGATAAGGATGCACCCTAGGTCTTTTGCCTAGACTcgagagtctaaggaatgtgcttattgtgtcattgagattaaacacaaaaggttagtgtttaattcgctcaatgttggctctgataccaacctatcacaccccaataattccacgtattaccggtgggcccggtggggagtatcgtgacgtagttgatatcatcattgtcaacatACACAAatatatagcacagcggaaggctgggtaaataaactattacaaaccatactgtctgtcgatGTTTGAATACAAGaataatacagactggaatgtaataagatccacaggcggatcataaagtacaaagaaacaaaaactacagactccGGGTATCTATGGGATTTGAAAGATCCTCTACAAcactatagctccagcctatttcgataagtacctgtcaattcaatctttaggaaaatacgtcagtatacactggtaaatacaatttaactgactcgttttgaaaacatttgagaaaattggtttagatgcacaaggcacaaatcccTTATAACTTGGACaatcttattaaaatcttgtatacagttttacatgcttgtcatacatgtggggccggtttataagccggacatgattaactgactcaccacttatagaacccacagaggagttatccccaacttgtgggtaaattaatatttagcatttgcatctgtcaggtgcatgcctgcaccccgtgcataggtcgtggccattaataacttaaatgagccaaggatatccaggacacggtcgttaacccccaaatgtttatgttatcaaacaatacagattaaaacgggttatgcggat
Above is a window of Helianthus annuus cultivar XRQ/B chromosome 14, HanXRQr2.0-SUNRISE, whole genome shotgun sequence DNA encoding:
- the LOC110907824 gene encoding extensin-like, coding for MPPRLRGRGKGPMRGGPSSAGPSHRRTPSASFSTSDSRDMWGQPFKPARHSVSLSSSPSFHPSFGPFAPNEPEHSHHSDQSHHSHESYTPHNSLKSHSFHHSESPYSPRQFNPADYVNDFLGYNPLGPEDQFSQEMEMDDDPNPEMQTGTPGHPISISSGSPFQGSLYRGPDSFQEKMATYDWFFTPSYHSSPAQPPLEDPQLQAVSPPPLPVEEPPQQPPQPPPEPPRQRRNARMSVRGGPRFSSPRGSSSYPPIPEDPQLGGPSNAAPEADPPQASYAPPMPPVGFDNPIPTYPGSSGYNPYGDPSGYPLGYGTHDPYLTAAQYHHLYPSTYPPMPPTDYPIHGYQYPPYQPPPSQQLQQQNQEILERLDKVEQKTKKNKERHISFMNGLANLIKGKKK